Proteins encoded by one window of Flavobacterium sp. N502540:
- a CDS encoding quinol:cytochrome C oxidoreductase — MYTFSSKLKTFSIVLMVLGLLGIGYGFLNAPKDIQEVEKILAADAHGSHGAAHGEAAEASHETAGHEATEASHEGAAHAEAPAASHEKAEASHDSLKGAAHEETPAVSHEAAKVSHDSHEGGEHAKVDAAGEHEKHLEHVLHQLQNKPWSALYVASIFFLLLSMGVLAFYAIQQVAQAGWSPVLFRVMQGITAYLPAGSVIFFIILVLCGLHFNHIFVWLGEGVTDPKHANYDAIIAGKSGYLNFPFWIVRAAIFLLGWNIYRHYSRKNCLAQDEANDDLYYKKNFKISAGFLVFFIVSESIMAWDWIMSFDPHWFSTLFAWYVFASFFVSGITTIALVTIYLKSKGYLEYVNTSHIHDLAKFMFGISVFWTYLWFSQFMLIWYANIPEEVTYFVTRIQLYNLPFFGAVVMNFLFPLLILINTDFKRLNWVIVMAGVVILLGHYVDFFNMIMPATVGDKWFIGVSEIASILFFLGLFIFVVFTALTKAPLLAKRNPFIEESKHFHY; from the coding sequence ATGTATACATTTTCAAGTAAATTAAAAACTTTTTCTATCGTCCTAATGGTTCTTGGCCTATTAGGGATTGGGTATGGTTTTTTAAATGCACCTAAAGATATTCAAGAAGTTGAAAAAATACTAGCTGCAGATGCTCATGGTTCTCATGGAGCTGCACATGGTGAAGCTGCTGAAGCTTCTCATGAAACTGCAGGTCATGAAGCTACTGAAGCTTCACATGAAGGTGCTGCACATGCAGAAGCTCCGGCAGCTTCTCATGAAAAAGCAGAAGCTTCACATGATTCACTTAAAGGTGCAGCGCACGAAGAAACTCCAGCAGTTTCTCATGAAGCTGCAAAAGTTTCACATGACTCACACGAAGGTGGTGAGCATGCGAAAGTTGATGCCGCAGGTGAACATGAAAAACATTTAGAACACGTATTACACCAATTGCAAAACAAGCCTTGGTCAGCATTATATGTTGCCTCTATTTTCTTCTTGTTGCTTTCTATGGGAGTATTAGCTTTTTATGCTATTCAACAAGTGGCTCAAGCAGGATGGTCTCCGGTTTTATTCAGAGTAATGCAGGGAATCACAGCTTACTTACCAGCTGGTTCTGTAATATTCTTTATTATTCTGGTACTTTGCGGATTGCATTTTAATCACATATTTGTATGGTTAGGAGAAGGAGTTACAGATCCAAAACATGCAAACTACGATGCAATCATTGCTGGAAAATCAGGTTATTTAAACTTTCCTTTCTGGATCGTTAGAGCAGCAATCTTTTTATTAGGATGGAACATTTACCGTCACTATTCCAGAAAGAACTGTTTAGCTCAGGACGAAGCTAATGATGATCTTTACTACAAAAAGAACTTCAAAATCTCTGCGGGATTCTTAGTATTCTTTATTGTTTCTGAGTCTATCATGGCGTGGGATTGGATTATGTCATTTGACCCACACTGGTTCAGTACTTTATTTGCATGGTATGTTTTTGCTTCTTTCTTTGTAAGCGGTATTACTACAATAGCATTGGTTACTATTTACTTAAAATCTAAAGGATATTTAGAATATGTAAATACAAGTCACATTCACGATTTAGCTAAATTTATGTTTGGTATCAGTGTATTCTGGACATACTTATGGTTCTCACAATTCATGTTGATCTGGTACGCAAACATTCCGGAAGAGGTTACTTATTTTGTAACTAGAATTCAATTATACAACTTGCCATTTTTTGGAGCTGTAGTTATGAACTTTTTGTTCCCATTATTAATATTGATCAATACAGACTTCAAACGTCTTAACTGGGTTATTGTAATGGCTGGTGTAGTGATCTTGTTAGGACACTATGTTGATTTCTTTAATATGATTATGCCTGCTACAGTTGGAGATAAATGGTTTATTGGAGTTTCTGAAATTGCATCTATTCTTTTCTTCTTAGGTTTATTTATTTTTGTTGTATTTACTGCATTAACTAAAGCTCCTTTGTTAGCAAAAAGAAATCCTTTCATTGAAGAAAGTAAACATTTTCATTATTAA
- a CDS encoding TAT-variant-translocated molybdopterin oxidoreductase, translating into MSSNKKYWKSVEELENSSIVEALRNNEFVEEIPTDEFLGNADALASSGTSRRDFLKYVGFSTAAVTLAACEGPVHKSIPYVLQPEQIIPGVADYYATTVFDGFDFANLLVKTREGRPIKIENNAIAGAKFAANARIHASILGLYDSARLKEPKVDGKQTTWSAVDLKIKSSLAEAKAKNQQVVLLTNTLASPSTEKLIAEFIAKNPNAKHVVYDAVSSSEALDAFQAVYGQRALVDYDFSKSNLIVSVGADFLGDWQGGGYDSGYAKGRIPQNGTMSRHFQFESNMTLSGAAADKRVPMTTAVQKQALVQIYNIIAGASVPVTLDAAYKAEVVKAAQQLKAAGSKGVLVSGIEDKNAQLLVLAINQILASEAYTTAGARQIRKGSNAVVSQLIKDLNAGSVHTLIMSGVNPVYTLADSAAFVSGLKKVKTSVAFSLKEDETASIVTVAAPAPHYLESWGDLEITSGTYSLTQPTIRPIFNTKQFQDVLLSLNGAGGAFYDYLKVNSSAFTAGSSWNKVLHDGVAVVGSSALSGGAVDAATAANALAKSKAAGDFELVLYTKTGLGDGQHANNPWLQEFPDPITRVSWDNYVTVSNADAKKLGLSNEIVANGGLNGSYATITTADGAKLENVPVIVQPGQAVGTVGLAVGYGRKAALKEEMQVGLNAYALYKNFNSVQSVSIAKANGEHEFACVQGQKTLMGRGDIIKETTLDVFNKENAEHWNPQPMVSLDHQEVKATTVDLWESFDRSTGHHFNLSIDLNACTGCGACVIACHAENNVPVVGKAEVRRSRDMHWLRIDRYYSSESTFEGDNERKEGIAGLSSSLSTFNEMEKPGDNPQVAFQPVMCQHCNHAPCETVCPVAATSHGRQGQNHMAYNRCVGTRYCANNCPYKVRRFNWFLYNKNSEFDYHMNDDLGRMVLNPDVNVRSRGVMEKCSFCIQSTQAVILQAKREGRVVAKDEFNNACACSAACSSGAMVFGDVNDKESEVAKLAESERMYHLLEHVGTKPNVFYHVKVRNT; encoded by the coding sequence ATGTCATCAAACAAAAAATACTGGAAAAGTGTTGAAGAACTAGAAAATAGTTCTATTGTTGAGGCGCTTAGAAATAACGAGTTTGTTGAAGAGATTCCTACAGATGAATTCTTAGGGAATGCAGATGCTTTAGCTTCATCTGGAACTTCACGTCGTGACTTTTTAAAGTACGTAGGATTTAGTACTGCGGCAGTTACACTTGCTGCATGTGAAGGTCCTGTGCACAAGTCTATCCCTTATGTTTTACAACCAGAGCAAATCATTCCTGGTGTTGCAGATTATTATGCAACTACTGTATTTGATGGTTTTGATTTTGCTAATCTTTTGGTAAAAACTCGTGAGGGTCGTCCAATTAAAATTGAAAACAATGCAATCGCTGGTGCTAAATTTGCAGCCAATGCAAGAATTCACGCATCTATCTTAGGATTGTATGATAGCGCTCGTTTAAAAGAGCCAAAAGTAGATGGTAAACAAACTACTTGGTCAGCTGTTGATTTAAAAATTAAATCAAGTTTAGCTGAAGCAAAAGCTAAAAACCAACAGGTTGTATTATTAACAAATACACTTGCAAGTCCATCTACTGAAAAATTAATCGCTGAATTTATTGCTAAAAATCCAAATGCTAAGCATGTTGTTTATGATGCAGTTTCTTCATCTGAGGCTTTAGATGCTTTCCAGGCTGTTTACGGTCAAAGAGCTTTAGTTGATTATGATTTTTCAAAATCTAATTTAATTGTATCTGTTGGTGCTGATTTCTTAGGAGACTGGCAAGGTGGTGGGTACGATAGTGGATATGCAAAAGGACGTATTCCTCAAAACGGAACAATGTCTCGTCATTTCCAATTCGAATCAAATATGACATTATCCGGAGCCGCTGCTGATAAGCGTGTTCCAATGACTACTGCTGTTCAAAAACAGGCTTTAGTTCAAATATATAACATTATTGCAGGTGCTTCTGTTCCTGTTACTTTAGATGCTGCTTATAAAGCTGAAGTAGTGAAAGCTGCTCAGCAATTAAAAGCTGCCGGATCTAAAGGGGTTCTGGTATCCGGAATTGAAGATAAAAATGCTCAGTTATTAGTTTTGGCTATCAATCAAATATTGGCGAGTGAAGCTTATACTACCGCAGGAGCAAGACAAATTAGAAAAGGATCGAATGCTGTTGTTTCTCAATTAATTAAAGATCTGAATGCTGGAAGTGTTCATACTTTAATTATGAGTGGAGTTAATCCTGTTTACACTTTAGCTGATTCAGCTGCTTTTGTTTCAGGATTGAAAAAAGTTAAAACATCTGTTGCTTTTTCATTAAAAGAAGATGAAACTGCTTCAATTGTTACTGTTGCTGCTCCGGCTCCTCATTATTTAGAGTCTTGGGGAGATTTAGAAATAACAAGCGGAACTTATAGCTTAACGCAACCAACGATTCGCCCTATTTTTAATACCAAACAATTTCAGGATGTTTTATTGTCATTAAATGGTGCCGGTGGTGCTTTTTATGATTATTTAAAAGTTAATTCTTCAGCATTTACTGCAGGATCTTCTTGGAACAAGGTATTACATGATGGTGTTGCAGTAGTTGGATCTTCTGCATTGTCTGGAGGTGCTGTTGATGCTGCTACCGCTGCAAATGCACTTGCAAAATCTAAAGCTGCCGGTGATTTCGAATTGGTATTATATACTAAAACCGGTTTAGGAGATGGACAACATGCTAATAACCCTTGGTTACAAGAGTTCCCGGATCCAATTACAAGAGTTTCATGGGATAATTACGTTACCGTTTCAAATGCTGATGCTAAAAAATTAGGATTATCAAATGAAATCGTTGCTAACGGTGGTTTGAACGGAAGTTATGCTACTATTACTACTGCTGACGGTGCTAAATTAGAAAATGTACCGGTAATTGTTCAGCCAGGACAAGCTGTTGGTACAGTTGGTTTAGCAGTTGGTTACGGTCGTAAGGCAGCGTTAAAAGAAGAAATGCAGGTAGGTTTAAATGCTTACGCTTTATATAAAAATTTCAATAGTGTTCAGTCTGTTTCTATTGCGAAAGCAAATGGAGAGCATGAGTTTGCTTGTGTTCAGGGACAAAAAACATTAATGGGTAGAGGAGATATCATTAAAGAAACTACCCTTGATGTATTTAACAAAGAAAATGCTGAACATTGGAATCCACAGCCAATGGTATCTTTAGATCACCAAGAGGTTAAAGCTACAACAGTAGATTTATGGGAATCATTTGATCGTTCTACAGGACATCACTTTAACCTTTCTATCGACTTAAATGCTTGTACAGGATGTGGAGCTTGTGTTATTGCTTGTCACGCTGAAAACAACGTTCCTGTTGTTGGTAAAGCAGAGGTAAGAAGAAGCCGTGATATGCACTGGTTACGTATCGACAGATACTATTCTTCTGAAAGCACTTTTGAAGGTGATAACGAAAGAAAAGAGGGAATTGCAGGTTTATCAAGTTCATTATCTACATTTAATGAAATGGAAAAACCAGGAGACAATCCGCAGGTTGCGTTCCAACCAGTAATGTGTCAGCACTGTAACCACGCTCCTTGTGAAACAGTTTGTCCGGTTGCAGCAACATCTCACGGTCGTCAAGGTCAAAACCACATGGCATACAACAGATGTGTTGGTACTCGTTACTGTGCAAACAACTGTCCATACAAAGTACGTCGTTTCAACTGGTTCTTGTACAACAAAAACAGTGAATTCGATTATCACATGAATGATGATTTAGGTCGTATGGTATTAAACCCAGACGTAAACGTTCGTTCTCGTGGAGTTATGGAAAAATGTTCATTCTGTATTCAAAGTACACAAGCTGTTATTCTTCAGGCAAAACGTGAAGGAAGAGTTGTGGCGAAAGATGAATTCAACAATGCTTGCGCGTGTTCTGCAGCTTGTTCTTCTGGAGCTATGGTGTTTGGAGATGTAAATGATAAAGAAAGCGAAGTTGCTAAGTTAGCAGAAAGCGAAAGAATGTATCATTTATTAGAGCATGTTGGTACAAAACCGAACGTTTTCTATCATGTAAAAGTTAGAAATACTTAG
- a CDS encoding c-type cytochrome, translating into MKKVGNHNSISRKLLLSLSLTLIFSLTSFAQDPAAPAAPEAAAAPAATAGGDPVKGKELFNANCAACHKLDAKSTGPALRGVAGKHDIAWIYKWVHNSSDMIKSGDPVAVKLFEENNKSVMTSFPQLSTGDIDNIIAYTSEVKAEPAVAAGGAATPPGTNVDGGGISNNIILGALALVMAILVVMLFMVNKVLTKVASNNGIVVAPKEATTPIWKAFARNQFLVLVTAIFLLLASGYFVYGYLMQVGVDQNYEPIQPIHYSHKIHAGDNEINCKYCHSAARVSKTAGIPSLNVCMNCHKNISEVAETTATPEYSKAFYDAQIQKLYDAVGWDKAKQAYTGKTQPVKWVRIHNLPDFVYFNHSQHVTVGGIECQTCHGPVEEFEIMKQYSKLTMGWCVDCHRKTDVKMEGNAYYDKIHAELSKKYGVEKLTAAQMGGLECGKCHY; encoded by the coding sequence ATGAAAAAGGTGGGTAACCATAATTCGATCTCAAGAAAATTGCTGCTTAGCTTATCGCTAACGCTGATTTTCTCCCTAACTTCATTTGCTCAAGATCCAGCTGCTCCTGCAGCGCCTGAAGCTGCTGCTGCTCCGGCTGCAACTGCTGGTGGCGATCCGGTAAAAGGGAAAGAACTTTTTAATGCAAATTGCGCTGCATGTCACAAATTAGATGCCAAATCAACAGGTCCTGCTTTAAGAGGAGTTGCTGGAAAGCATGATATTGCTTGGATCTACAAATGGGTTCACAACAGTTCTGACATGATTAAGTCAGGTGATCCTGTAGCAGTAAAACTTTTTGAAGAAAACAACAAGTCAGTAATGACTTCTTTTCCTCAATTATCGACAGGAGATATTGATAATATTATCGCGTATACTTCTGAAGTAAAAGCTGAGCCGGCTGTTGCTGCTGGTGGGGCTGCAACTCCTCCCGGAACTAATGTTGACGGTGGTGGAATTTCAAACAATATTATTTTAGGTGCACTTGCACTTGTAATGGCTATCCTGGTTGTGATGTTGTTCATGGTGAACAAAGTATTGACTAAAGTAGCTAGTAATAACGGAATTGTAGTTGCTCCTAAAGAAGCTACGACTCCTATCTGGAAAGCATTCGCCAGAAACCAGTTCTTGGTATTAGTTACTGCAATATTCTTGCTATTGGCAAGTGGATATTTTGTATACGGATACTTAATGCAAGTTGGTGTGGATCAGAATTATGAGCCAATTCAGCCAATTCACTATTCTCATAAAATTCACGCTGGTGATAACGAAATCAATTGTAAATATTGTCACTCTGCTGCTCGTGTAAGTAAGACTGCTGGTATTCCATCTTTAAATGTTTGTATGAACTGTCATAAAAACATCTCTGAAGTTGCTGAAACTACTGCTACTCCTGAGTACAGCAAAGCATTTTACGACGCTCAGATCCAAAAATTATATGATGCAGTTGGTTGGGATAAGGCAAAACAAGCTTATACCGGAAAAACGCAGCCTGTAAAATGGGTTCGTATTCACAACTTACCTGATTTTGTTTACTTCAACCACTCTCAACACGTTACTGTTGGAGGTATCGAATGTCAAACTTGTCACGGTCCTGTGGAAGAATTTGAAATCATGAAGCAATACTCAAAATTAACAATGGGATGGTGTGTTGATTGCCATAGAAAAACTGATGTTAAGATGGAAGGAAATGCATACTATGATAAAATTCATGCTGAACTTTCTAAAAAATACGGTGTAGAGAAATTAACTGCAGCGCAAATGGGAGGTTTAGAATGCGGTAAATGCCACTATTAA
- a CDS encoding cytochrome c oxidase subunit II, which yields MTSLLVIIVLVLLAVALWQLTKIFDLTQVGSASSDDSQVASDNDNNVQGYIMFGFLAFIYIFTIYGLLKWGNLALHTPASEHGLLVDNLMNITWVLIFTVQVITQGLLYWFSFKNRGHKDKKALFFADSNKLEAIWSIIPSVVLACLILYGLYAWNNIMFVDKDEDVIEIELYAQQFKWTARYAGQDNVLGKANVRLIEGVNTLGVDMSDPNAQDDIVVSELHIPKGKKVHFKMRSQDVLHSAYMPHFRAQMNCVPGMVTEFAFIPTYTTSEYRELPFMVEKVAHINKLRAEKSVELVAKGGTALDPYTFDYLLLCNKICGASHYNMQMKVVVDTPEDYKKWLSEKTTLAQDIKAAAAADAEKKAGEEAKASTDSTAKDTVKAVIDTVKAVVAKVAMR from the coding sequence ATGACAAGTTTGTTGGTAATTATAGTTTTAGTTTTATTAGCAGTTGCATTGTGGCAATTGACCAAGATATTCGATCTTACGCAAGTGGGATCCGCTTCTTCGGACGATTCGCAAGTGGCATCCGATAATGATAATAATGTTCAGGGGTATATCATGTTTGGCTTCTTAGCTTTCATTTATATCTTTACGATTTACGGTTTATTGAAATGGGGTAATTTAGCACTTCATACACCGGCTTCAGAGCACGGGCTTTTAGTAGATAACTTAATGAACATTACATGGGTATTAATATTCACAGTTCAGGTTATTACACAAGGATTATTATACTGGTTCTCTTTTAAAAACAGAGGACATAAAGATAAAAAAGCTTTATTCTTTGCTGATAGTAATAAATTAGAAGCAATTTGGAGTATCATTCCATCTGTAGTTTTAGCTTGTTTAATCCTTTACGGATTGTACGCTTGGAACAACATTATGTTTGTTGATAAAGACGAGGATGTAATTGAAATTGAATTATACGCTCAACAATTTAAATGGACAGCAAGATATGCTGGTCAGGACAATGTTTTAGGAAAAGCAAACGTTCGTTTAATTGAAGGTGTAAATACTTTAGGAGTAGACATGTCTGATCCTAATGCTCAGGATGATATCGTAGTTAGTGAATTGCATATTCCAAAAGGTAAAAAAGTACATTTCAAAATGCGTTCTCAAGACGTATTACACTCTGCTTACATGCCACACTTTAGAGCACAGATGAACTGTGTTCCTGGAATGGTGACTGAATTTGCTTTTATTCCAACTTACACAACTTCTGAATACAGAGAGTTACCGTTTATGGTGGAGAAAGTTGCACACATCAACAAACTTAGAGCTGAAAAAAGCGTTGAGTTAGTAGCTAAAGGTGGAACAGCTTTAGATCCTTATACATTTGACTATTTATTATTATGTAATAAAATTTGTGGAGCTTCTCACTACAACATGCAAATGAAAGTAGTTGTTGACACTCCGGAAGATTATAAAAAATGGTTAAGCGAAAAAACTACATTAGCTCAGGATATTAAAGCTGCCGCTGCTGCAGATGCTGAAAAAAAGGCTGGTGAAGAAGCAAAAGCGAGCACAGATAGCACTGCTAAAGATACTGTGAAAGCAGTTATCGATACGGTTAAGGCAGTTGTAGCTAAAGTGGCTATGAGATAA
- a CDS encoding c-type cytochrome: protein MKRIYKITLLVGITILVSSCHNNSAPNYQYFPNMYESVAYEPYTEAKIFKGGKEGQLPVEGTINRGFEPYEYENSTAGYELAKANLKSPLTEAEKSSEKGKELFEIYCISCHGATGNGKGKLVEREKFLGVPSYKDRVITEGSIFHVETYGLNAMGSHANQLSAHERWLVADYVLKLKSQL from the coding sequence ATGAAAAGGATATATAAAATAACACTTTTAGTTGGTATAACTATTTTAGTTTCATCTTGCCACAATAATTCGGCACCAAACTATCAGTATTTCCCAAATATGTATGAATCTGTTGCTTACGAGCCATATACAGAAGCAAAAATATTTAAAGGAGGAAAAGAAGGACAGCTTCCTGTAGAAGGAACTATCAATAGAGGTTTTGAACCTTATGAGTATGAGAATTCAACGGCTGGTTATGAATTAGCGAAAGCAAATTTAAAATCACCTTTGACTGAAGCTGAAAAAAGTTCTGAAAAAGGAAAAGAACTTTTCGAAATTTACTGTATCAGCTGCCATGGTGCAACTGGAAACGGTAAAGGTAAATTGGTTGAAAGAGAAAAATTTCTTGGAGTACCTAGCTATAAAGACAGAGTTATCACTGAAGGAAGTATCTTTCACGTTGAGACTTATGGTTTAAATGCAATGGGTTCACATGCAAATCAATTAAGTGCCCACGAACGTTGGTTAGTTGCTGACTATGTTCTAAAACTAAAAAGCCAATTATAA
- the nrfD gene encoding NrfD/PsrC family molybdoenzyme membrane anchor subunit — protein sequence MSSHYEAPIRKPLVIGDKSYHDVTVDVAAPVEGPANKQWWIVFSIALIAFLWGLGCIIYTVSTGIGTWGLNKTVGWAWDITNFVWWVGIGHAGTLISAVLLLFRQRWRMAINRSAEAMTIFSVVQAGLFPIIHMGRPWLAYWVLPIPNQFGSLWVNFNSPLLWDVFAISTYLSVSLVFWWTGLLPDFAMLRDRAITPFNKRVYSILSFGWSGRAKDWQRFEEVSLVLAGLATPLVLSVHTIVSMDFATSVIPGWHTTIFPPYFVAGAVFSGFAMVNTLLIVMRKVSNLEAYITLQHIELMNIIIMITGSIVGVAYITELFVAWYSGVEYEQYAFLNRATGPYWWAYWSMMTCNVFSPQFMWFKKLRTSIMFSFIISIVVNIGMWFERFVIIVTSLHRDYLPSSWTMFSPTFVDIGIFIGTIGFFFVLFLLYSRTFPVIAQAEVKTILKGTGDNYIRERAANKDSHHE from the coding sequence ATGTCGTCTCACTACGAAGCACCCATTAGAAAACCTTTAGTTATAGGTGATAAATCTTATCACGATGTAACAGTAGATGTAGCTGCACCTGTTGAGGGGCCTGCAAACAAACAATGGTGGATTGTATTTTCAATCGCATTAATAGCCTTCCTTTGGGGATTAGGTTGTATAATTTACACTGTATCTACAGGTATCGGAACATGGGGATTAAATAAAACAGTTGGTTGGGCTTGGGATATCACGAACTTCGTTTGGTGGGTTGGTATTGGTCACGCCGGAACATTAATTTCTGCGGTATTATTACTTTTCCGTCAGCGTTGGAGAATGGCTATTAACCGTTCTGCTGAAGCGATGACTATCTTCTCAGTAGTTCAGGCAGGTTTATTTCCAATTATTCACATGGGTCGTCCATGGTTGGCTTACTGGGTTTTACCTATTCCAAATCAATTTGGATCTTTATGGGTAAACTTTAACTCGCCATTACTTTGGGACGTATTTGCAATTTCAACGTATCTTTCGGTATCATTAGTTTTCTGGTGGACTGGTTTATTGCCTGACTTTGCGATGCTACGTGATAGAGCAATAACACCTTTCAATAAAAGAGTATATTCTATCCTAAGTTTTGGATGGAGCGGTAGAGCAAAAGACTGGCAGCGTTTTGAAGAAGTATCTTTAGTACTTGCAGGTTTAGCTACTCCACTTGTACTTTCTGTACACACGATTGTATCGATGGACTTTGCTACTTCTGTAATCCCAGGATGGCATACCACGATTTTCCCTCCTTACTTCGTTGCAGGAGCGGTATTCTCAGGATTTGCAATGGTAAATACCTTGTTGATCGTTATGAGAAAAGTTTCTAACCTTGAAGCTTACATTACACTACAACATATCGAATTGATGAACATTATTATCATGATCACTGGTTCTATCGTAGGTGTTGCTTACATCACTGAGTTATTCGTAGCTTGGTATTCAGGTGTAGAGTATGAGCAATATGCATTCTTAAACAGAGCTACCGGACCTTACTGGTGGGCATATTGGTCGATGATGACTTGTAACGTTTTCTCTCCACAGTTCATGTGGTTCAAAAAACTAAGAACAAGTATCATGTTCTCATTCATTATTTCGATTGTAGTAAACATCGGAATGTGGTTTGAAAGATTCGTAATTATTGTTACTTCTTTACATAGAGATTACCTTCCATCTTCTTGGACAATGTTCTCACCAACATTCGTTGATATTGGAATTTTCATCGGAACAATTGGTTTCTTCTTCGTATTGTTTTTATTATACTCCAGAACATTCCCTGTAATTGCTCAGGCGGAGGTGAAAACAATTTTGAAAGGAACAGGAGATAATTATATTAGAGAAAGAGCAGCAAATAAAGATTCACACCATGAGTAA
- a CDS encoding DUF3341 domain-containing protein — protein MSNKVIYAIYNDDDILMDAVKKTRAAHHHIEEVFTPFPVHGLDKAMGLAPTRLAICAFLYGCVGISVATFMMSYIMIHDWPQDIGGKPSFSFIQNMPSFVPIMFEMTVFFAAHLMVITFYMRSRLWPFKQAENPDVRTTDDHFLMEVAVNDNEAELVSFFEGTGAVEVKVIEKN, from the coding sequence ATGAGTAATAAAGTAATATACGCCATTTATAATGACGATGATATTTTGATGGATGCAGTAAAGAAAACCAGAGCTGCTCATCATCATATTGAAGAGGTTTTTACTCCATTCCCAGTTCACGGATTGGATAAAGCTATGGGCTTAGCACCAACAAGATTAGCAATTTGTGCATTTTTATACGGATGTGTTGGTATTTCTGTTGCAACATTCATGATGAGTTATATCATGATTCATGACTGGCCTCAGGATATTGGTGGAAAACCAAGTTTTAGTTTCATTCAGAATATGCCTTCTTTTGTGCCAATTATGTTTGAGATGACTGTATTTTTTGCTGCCCACTTAATGGTGATCACTTTTTACATGAGAAGTAGATTGTGGCCATTCAAACAAGCTGAAAATCCTGATGTAAGAACAACAGACGACCATTTCTTAATGGAAGTTGCTGTAAATGATAACGAAGCAGAATTGGTTTCTTTTTTCGAAGGAACAGGAGCTGTTGAAGTTAAAGTAATTGAAAAGAATTAA